In Sciurus carolinensis chromosome 17, mSciCar1.2, whole genome shotgun sequence, one genomic interval encodes:
- the Ddx39a gene encoding ATP-dependent RNA helicase DDX39A, translating to MAEQDVENELLDYEEDEEPQAPPESTPAPPKKDVKGSYVSIHSSGFRDFLLKPELLRAIVDCGFEHPSEVQHECIPQAILGMDVLCQAKSGMGKTAVFVLATLQQIEPVNGQVTVLVMCHTRELAFQISKEYERFSKYMPSVKVSVFFGGLSIKKDEEVLKKNCPHVVVGTPGRILALVRNRSLNLKNVKHFVLDECDKMLEQLDMRRDVQEIFRLTPHEKQCMMFSATLSKEIRPVCRKFMQDPMEVFVDDETKLTLHGLQQYYVKLKDSEKNRKLFDLLDVLEFNQVVIFVKSVQRCMALAQLLVEQNFPAIAIHRGMAQEERLSRYQQFKDFQRRILVATNLFGRGMDIERVNIVFNYDMPEDSDTYLHRVARAGRFGTKGLAITFVSDENDAKILNDVQDRFEVNVAELPEEIDISTYIEQSR from the exons ATGGCAGAACAAGATGTGGAAAACGAGCTTTTGGATTATGAGGAAGATGAAGAGCCCCAGGCTCCTCCTGAGAGCACTCCAGCTCCTCCCAAGAAAGACGTCAAGGGGTCCTACGTCTCCATCCACAGCTCTGGCTTTCGCGATTTTCTGCTGAAGCCTGAGCTCCTGAGGGCCATAGTGGACTGTGGTTTTGAACACCCGTCAGAGG tcCAGCACGAGTGTATTCCCCAGGCCATCCTGGGCATGGACGTCCTGTGCCAGGCCAAGTCTGGAATGGGCAAGACGGCCGTCTTCGTTCTGGCTACTCTGCAGCAGATCGAGCCTGTAAATGGACAG gtgacggTCCTGGTCATGTGCCATACGAGAGAGTTGGCCTTCCAAATCAGCAAGGAGTATGAGCGCTTCTCCAAATACATGCCCAGTGTCAAG GTGTCTGTGTTCTTTGGGGGCCTCTCCATCAAGAAAGATGAAGAAGTGTTGAAGAAGAATTGTCCCCACGTCGTGGTGGGGACACCAGGCCGGATCCTGGCACTCGTGCGGAACAGGAGCCTCAACCTAAAAAATGTGAAGCACTTTGTGTTGGACGAGTGTGACAAGATGCTGGAGCAGCTGG ATATGCGGAGGGACGTGCAGGAGATCTTCCGCCTGACGCCCCATGAGAAGCAGTGTATGATGTTCAGTGCCACCCTGAGCAAGGAGATCCGGCCAGTCTGCAGGAAGTTCATGCAGGAT CCCATGGAGGTGTTTGTGGACGACGAGACCAAGCTCACGCTGCATGGGCTGCAGCAGTACTATGTCAAGCTCAAGGACAGCGAGAAGAACCGAAAGCTCTTTGATCTCCTGGATGTGCTGGAGTTTAACCAG GTGGTGATCTTCGTCAAGTCAGTGCAGCGCTGCATGGCCCTGGCCCAGCTCCTTGTGGAGCAGAACTTCCCAGCCATCGCCATTCACCGGGGCATGGCCCAGGAGGAGCG TCTGTCACGCTACCAGCAGTTCAAGGACTTCCAGCGGCGGATCTTGGTGGCCACCAATCTCTTTGGCCGAGGGATGGATATTGAGCGCGTCAACATTGTCTTCAATTACGACATGCCCGAGGACTCCGACACCTACCTCCACCGG GTGGCCCGTGCAGGTCGCTTTGGCACCAAAGGCCTGGCCATCACTTTTGTGTCTGATGAAAATGATGCCAAAATACTCAATGATGTCCAGGACCGGTTTGAAGTGAATGTGGCTGAGCTTCCAGAAGAAATCGATATCTCCACATACA